The following proteins come from a genomic window of Coffea arabica cultivar ET-39 chromosome 11c, Coffea Arabica ET-39 HiFi, whole genome shotgun sequence:
- the LOC113717119 gene encoding mitochondrial outer membrane protein porin of 36 kDa-like, whose product MVKGPGLYSDIGKRARDLLYKDYQRDHKFTVTTYTANGVAITSSGIKKGELFLADVNTQLKNKNITTDVKVDTNSKVFTTITVDEPAPGLKTIISFVVPDQRSGKVELQYLHEYAGISTGIGLTANPIVNFSGVAGNDKLALGADLSFDTATGNFTKYNAGFSFTNSDLIAALTLNDKGDTLTASYYHSVSPLTNTAVGAELSHGFSSNENTLTIGTQHSLDPLTTLKARVNNYGKASALIQHEWRPKSLFTISGEVDTRAIEKSAKIGLAVALKP is encoded by the exons ATGGTGAAGGGTCCCGGCCTATACTCCGATATCGGCAAAAGAGCCCGAG ATCTTTTGTACAAGGATTATCAGCGCGACCACAAATTCACCGTTACTACTTATACTGCCAATGGAGTG GCCATTACATCATCCGGTATAAAGAAGGGTGAATTGTTTTTGGCTGATGTCAACACCCAGTTGAAGAACAAAAACATTACGACTGATGTAAAAGTTGACACCAACTCCAAA GTTTTTACAACCATCACTGTTGACGAGCCTGCACCTGGTCTGAAGACAATCATCAGCTTTGTTGTCCCAGACCAAAGATCTGGCAAG GTGGAACTCCAGTACTTGCACGAATATGCTGGAATTAGTACTGGCATTGGACTTACTGCAAATCCAATCGTCAATTTCTCTGGTGTGGCTGGAAATGACAAGCTTGCTCTAGGTGCTGACCTCTCTTTTGACACTGCCACAGGGAACTTCACTAAGTACAATGCTGGTTTTAGTTTCACCAATTCTGACTTAATTGCTGCGTTGACCTT GAATGATAAGGGCGACACTCTCACTGCTTCCTACTACCACAGTGTTAGCCCATTGACTAATACAGCTGTCGGAGCAGAGTTGAGTCACGGTTTCTCTAGCAACGAGAACACACTCACCATTGGAACACAGCATTCATTAGACCCATTGACCACATTGAAGGCTCGTGTGAACAACTATGGCAAGGCAAGTGCTCTTATCCAGCACGAGTGGCGTCCCAAGTCTCTCTTTACAATATCAGGTGAGGTTGACACCCGAGCAATTGAAAAAAGTGCAAAGATCGGGTTGGCTGTTGCTCTCAAGCCGTGA
- the LOC113717225 gene encoding mitochondrial outer membrane protein porin of 36 kDa encodes MVKGPGLYSDIGKRARDLLYKDYQGDHKFSVTTYSPNGVAITASGLKKGELFLGDVNTQLKNKNITTDFKVDTNSKVFTTITVDEPAPGLKTIFSFVVPDQRSGKVELQYLHEYAGISSSIGLTANPIVNFSGVAGNDKLALGTDVSFDTATGNFTKYNAGLSFTNSDLIAALTLNDKGDTLTASYYHSVSPLTNTAVGAELSHSFSTNENSLTLGTQHLLDPLTTVKARVNNYGKASALIQHEWRPKSLLTISGEVDTRAIEKSAKIGLAVALKP; translated from the exons ATCTTTTGTACAAGGATTATCAGGGCGACCACAAATTCAGCGTTACCACTTATAGTCCCAATGGAGTG GCCATTACAGCATCTGGACTAAAGAAGGGTGAATTGTTTCTGGGTGATGTCAACACGCAGTTGAAGAATAAAAACATTACGACTGACTTTAAAGTCGACACCAACTCCAAA GTTTTCACAACAATCACTGTTGATGAACCTGCACCCGGTCTGAAGACAATCTTTAGCTTTGTTGTCCCAGACCAAAGATCTGGCAAG GTGGAACTCCAGTACTTGCACGAATATGCTGGAATTAGTTCTAGCATTGGACTTACTGCAAATCCAATTGTCAATTTCTCTGGTGTGGCTGGAAATGACAAGCTTGCTCTAGGTACTGACGTCTCTTTTGACACTGCCACAGGGAACTTCACTAAGTACAATGCTGGTCTTAGTTTTACCAATTCTGACCTAATTGCTGCATTGACCTT GAATGATAAGGGCGACACCCTCACTGCTTCCTACTACCACAGTGTTAGCCCATTGACTAATACAGCAGTTGGAGCAGAGTTGAGTCACAGTTTCTCAACCAACGAAAATTCTCTCACCCTCGGAACACAGCATTTATTAGACCCATTAACCACAGTGAAGGCTCGCGTGAACAACTACGGCAAGGCAAGTGCTCTTATCCAGCATGAGTGGCGCCCGAAGTCTCTCTTAACCATATCAGGTGAGGTTGACACCCGGGCAATTGAAAAAAGTGCAAAGATTGGGTTGGCTGTTGCTCTCAAGCCATGA